A stretch of Metabacillus sp. FJAT-52054 DNA encodes these proteins:
- a CDS encoding DUF503 family protein — protein sequence MIGFVHCEWMIHDSFSLKDKRSVMKRILTRVKQQYNVAVSELDYQDSWQRAKIGIVAISSDKTHTEKELNRVLAFIDSFPEIERTLTVYEWL from the coding sequence GTGATCGGATTTGTCCACTGTGAATGGATGATTCATGACTCCTTTTCCCTTAAGGACAAACGGTCTGTAATGAAACGCATTTTAACCCGGGTTAAGCAGCAATATAATGTTGCCGTTTCCGAGTTGGATTATCAGGATTCCTGGCAAAGAGCCAAAATCGGCATTGTAGCCATTTCTTCTGATAAAACCCATACGGAAAAGGAGCTGAACAGGGTTCTTGCCTTTATCGACTCCTTTCCGGAAATAGAAAGAACCTTAACCGTGTATGAATGGTTATAA